The genomic window CCAGCAAGGCCAGACGCTATCTACTGATCAGGCCGACGAGAACTGGCAGCGGATCAAGCCGCTGCTGCCTTGACCCGCCCACGTTGGCGCAGCCCGGGATTGGCTGTCGGGATGTGCGGAACGCAATCCGCCGCATGTCGCGCATTGGTGGCGGCTGGCGGATGCTGCCGATCCACCAGGGGTCGTGGCAGGCCAATTGCTGGTGGTTCTGCCGCACGAGCGGCTGCGGCACCGGGAAGAGGGTCCGCGGACGCCAGCGGCACGTCGGGGTCGAGACCGATGACCGTCAGCAGGAGATCTTCCGGAGGCGAGGCGGGCGGCAGAGTAAACGTCCGGCCGGATGACCCGCCAGAGCCGCCCGGCGCCGGAGTACGGGATGCGCCTCGGTGTTCCCCAGGTCTCCATCCAGGTTGCCATCGGCCGACCCCCTCCTGTGTCGCATCCGCCATTCATGCCCGTGCTCGAACGGGCTTTCGGCCGAGGGTGTCGTGGGAGCGCCGGCCAGGTCGGCAAGCTCCGGCACGTTGAGGGGGCCAGGGACAGTCCGCGGAACCGGCCGCCCCTCCTCCGCCGCCAGCCACCGCAGCTTGCCGCAGCTCGGGCTGAGCTGTCGCCTCGGGCAGGCCACGCCGGGCGATCCGGGATATGCAAGACCATGATCCGGGCCGCCACGAGCCGGATCATGGGGAGAGGACCTTCCGAATCCGAGGTTCAGGATCGCCGGGCATCGGGCGTGGCAGGGAGATTGGCTGCCGCGTCAGCCCGCCAGCGGCGAGCTCAGGTCCCGGGGCAACGGGGCGCGGTCGGGGACCGCGGTCTCGGCCAGGCCGGGCGGCGGCGGCAGGTCGGGAGGTTCGTCCCGGCCCAGCGCTTCCAGCACCGCCAGGGTGCGGGCGGCCGCGGTCTGCCAGGTGAACAGCCGCGCCCGTGCCAGCCCCAGCCGGCGCTGGCGGCTGGCCTGCTCCGGATCGGCCAGCACCGCGTGCATCGCAGCGGCGATGGCGTCCGGGTCGTCGGGATCGACCGTGGGCGCCGCGGCGCCGACGACCTCCGGGCAGGCGCCGCCCGTGGAGGTCACCACCGGGGTGCCGCAGGCCATCGCTTCCAGCAGCGGGATCCCGAACCCCTCGTAGTAGGACGGGAAGGCGAACAGCTCGGCCAGCGAGAGCACCGCCGGAAGGTCGTCCTCGTCGATCCAGCCGGGCAGATGGACCCGGGCGGCCAGGGCCGGATCGGCCAGCGGCTCCAGCGCCCTCCGGCCGTGAAAGGCCGGCCGGCCGGCGACCACCAGATCGTGCGGGACCGATCCCATCAGCCGGCGGAACGCCTCCAGAAGGCCGCCAACGTTCTTCTGCCGGTAGATCAGCCCCAGATAGAGCACGAAGCGTTCCGGCAGGCGGTAGCGCGCCCGCACCCTGGCCAGGACCTGCGGGTCGGTGACCGGCTGGAACCGGGGGGAGACGCCGTGGTGGATCGTGTTGGAACGACCGGCCGTGAACGGAAAGCGGGCGGCGAGCCGGCGGCGGCTCTCCTCGGACACGCTGATCGTGTGCCGTGCCTTGCGCAGGTAGAGCGGCAGGGCCACGGCCTGATAGGCCCGCAGCCGCCAGCCATAGTTCTCCGGCACCACGAACCAGTCGGCGCCGTGCAGGACGAACAGGCAGGGCGCCTTCGCCAGGAACGGCATGGCGTGCTTGGGGTTGAAGACCACGTCGACGCCGGCCCGGTTGCAGTAGCGCGGCACGGCCCACTGGTCCCAGGCCATCCGCCCGGGCGCCCGCAGGACCACGGGATGGACATGGGCCTGGCCGGCCCATTCGGCCGCGGCGGCGGGATCGTCGAACAGCAGGTCGAAACGGTGACAGGTGCCCCGGTCCACGAGGCCGCGGACGAGCTCGCGCGTGTAGGTGCCGGTTCCGCCGCCCTCGGCGGCGTGCCGCATCATGACGGCAATCCGCATGCCCCTCCGCGTCCGCTTAGTTCCCACCCCTCACCTGGGCCGATACGGCGAGCTTTGCCAACTCGCCTTCCGGAAACAACAACAGACCCGGCGCGTCAGCACCGGGTCTGTTGATTTTGCGTCCGGTGTGCCCGGCTGCTCTATACGCCGAACTGGTTGCGGACGAAGCCCATCAGCACCTCGACGCACTCCGCCTCGCTCTGCCGGTCGGTCTCCACCACCACGTCCGGGTTCTCGGGCTCCTCGTAGGGGGCCTGGATCCCGGTGAAGTCGGTGATCGTGCCGGCGCGGGCCTTGCGGTAGAGGCCCTTGGGGTCGCGCGCCTCGCAGGCTTCCAGCGACGCCTTGACGTAGATCTCGCGGAACCGCTCGCCGGCCGCCTCGCGGGCGCGCTGCCGGTCAGTGCGGTAGGGCGAGATGAACGAGGTCACCACCAGGAAGCCGGCATCGGCGAACAGCGCCGCCACCTCGCCGATCCGGCGGATGTTCTCGGCGCGGTCCTCCGGACCGAAGCCCAGGTCCTTGTTCAACCCGGAGCGGACATTGTCGCCGTCCAGCACATAGACATGCCAGCCCTTGGCGAAGAGCTCGCGCTCGAGCGCCAGCGCCAGGGTCGACTTGCCGGCGCCGGACAGGCCGGTCAGCCAGAGCACGCCGCCGCCATGGCCGTTGCGCAGGGCGCGGGCCTCGCGGGTGACCGCATGGCCCACTGCATGGACGTTGGTCGCCTTGACCGAGAGCTGGCGGCGCTGGTCGGGATAGCCCTCCATCGACACCAGGCCCGCGGCCACCGTCAGGTAGTCGTCGACCAGCACGAACCGCCCGGTGCCCGGCACCGCCCGATACTCGTCCAGGGCCAGCATGCGCGTGCTGCGGAAGATCACCTCCGCCGCCTCGTCGCGCTCCACCTGGTCGACCTGGCGCTCGCCGAGGTCGGTGGTGTCGATGACCTTCTCGATCTTCTCGACGACGACCTGGGCCTCCACCGTGGCCAGCTTCAGCGTGTAGCTGCGGCCGACCTGGAGCGGCTTCTTCGACAGCCAGAACAGCTTGCCGCGGAAGACGTTGGTCAGAACCGGCGCGTTCTCGACATGGCTGATCACCTCGCCGCGCTCGACGAAGATCTGCTCGCTGAGCGTGATCCCCACCGAGGTGCCGGCCACGGCGCTGCCGGGCGCCTCCGGCACGTTCCAGCTTTCGATCGAGGCGACGGTCACCATCTTGTTGGACGGCGAGAACTGGATCTGCTGGCCGACCTCGATCCGGCCGCTCTCGATCCGGCCGGCGATGATCCGGCGCTGGTCGAACTTGTAGACGTCCTGCACCGGCAGGCGCAGCGGCGCGTCGACGCCGCGGGCGCGCGGCGACAGCTCGTCCAGCACCTCGACCACCGGCGGGCCCTGGTACCAGAGCATCCGCTCGCTCTTGCTGACCAGGTTGTCGCCATCGCGGGCGGCGATCGGGATGATGTGCGAGGGCTCGATGTCGAGCGAGCGCAGGTTGCCGCGGATCGCCTCGGCCACGGCGCCGAACCGCTCGGCGTCGTAGTTCACCAGGTCCATCTTGTTGACCAGGACCGCGACCTGCCGGATGCCCAGCAGGTGCAGGACATAGGCGTGGCGGCGCGACTGCTCCTTCACGCCCTCGTCGGCGTCGACCAGCAGGAGCGCGGCGTCGGCGGCCGATGCGCCGGTCACCATGTTCTTCAGGAACTCGCGGTGGCCGGGCGCGTCGATGATGATGTAGTCGCGCTTCCTGGTGGCGAAGCGGATGCGCGCGGTGTCGATGGTGATGCCCTGGTCGCGCTCGGCCTGCATGGCGTCCAGCGCGAAGGCCCATTCGAACGGCATGCCGCGCTTTTTCGACATCGCCTGCAGCGCCTCGAACTTGCCCTCGGGCAAGGAGCCGGTGTCGTGGAGCAGGCGGCCGATCAGGGTCGACTTGCCGTGGTCCACGCTGCCGACGATGACGATGGCAAGTTTCTGACCGCTACGGTCGGACATCTTCGGATTCCGGAAGAACGAGGTATCGGGGCGGGATCAGAGAGCCCAAGGTGGAGCCCGGTCAGAGGTAGCCGGACGCGCGCAGGCGCTCGAAGCTGTCCTCGGCCTCGTGGTCCATGGCGCGACCGGAGCGCTCGGCCACCTTGGTGGTCTCCAGCTCCGCGATGATCTCGTCGATGGTCGACGCGGTGGACGGCACCGGCTTGGTGATGTCCTCGTCGCCGAGCGAGCGGTAACGCATCCCGTTCTTGGCGAAGTACAGCTCGATCGCCGGGATGTTCTCGCGCTTGGTGTAGCGCCAGATGTCCAGCTCCGTCCAATGCAGCAGCGGGTGGATCCGCACGTGCACGCCGGGCGGGAAGCTCGTCATGTACTGCTCGAACACTTCCGGCGGCTGGTCCTTCAGGTTCCAGGAACCGTCCAGGCTGCGCGGCGAGAAGTAGCGTTCCTTGGCGCGGATCGCCTCCTCGTCGCGGCGGATGCCGGCGACCAGGCCAGTGAACTGGTGCTTGAGCAGGGCCGCGCGCAGGCCCAGCGTCTTGCGCTCGGCCGAGCGGGCGGCCGGCGGCAGGGACGGGTCGGTCTGCTCGATCGGCGGGCATTCCTCGCGGATGAAGTTCAGGCCCCACTCCTTCGCGTAGCGATCGCGAAAGGCGTACATTTCCTTGAACTTCTTGCCGGTGTCGACATGCATCACCGGGAAGGGCACGTGGCCGAAGAAGGCCTTGCGGGCCAGCCAGAGGACGACGTTGCTGTCCTTGCCCAAGGACCAGAGGATCGCCGGCCGCTCCAGCTTGGCGAAGGCCTCGCGGAGGACGTAGACGCTCTCGGCTTCGAGCTCGTCGAGATGGGACATGATCGCTGAGTGATCCGATGACGGCAGTGGGGTCCGGGAGGATGTCGCAGGCCGTGGCCGCGGCGGGTAGCCTCCTACACGCGGAGGGAGGCATGCGCAAATATCCCCCTGCGGGTCAACTGTCCTAAGGGCGCAGGCGCATGAACATGCCTCGACCGTGCCGGCCCTGCATGAGGCTGCCGGAAACGGGCGGCTGGAACTGGCGCCAAGGGAGCCTTAGGTCTGGGCGGCCGGAGCGGGCCGGCGGAGCTGGAGCAGAGCATGAACCAGGTGTGGAAGGCCGAGGATGGGCGCTACGGGGCGGCCCGGTTCCGGCGCTGCGGCCGCAGCGGGATCCTCCTGCCGGCGATCTCGCTGGGGCTTTGGCAGAATTTCGGCGGGATCGACCGGATCGAGACCGGCCGCCAAGTGCTGCGCCGCGCGTTCGACCGGGGCGTCACCCATTTCGACCTCGCCAACAATTACGGGCCGCCGCCGGGCTCGGCCGAGGAACAGTTCGGGCGGATCCTGGCCACGGACTTCCGCGCCTATCGCGACGAGCTGATCATTTCCACCAAGGCCGGCTACCCCATGTGGCCCGGCCCCTATGGCGACCGCGGCTCGCGCAAGTATCTCCTGTCCAGCCTGGAGCGCAGCCTCGTCCGGATGGGCCTGGACCGTGTCGACATCTTCTACAGCCATCGCCCCGACCCGGAGACGCCCATGGAGGAGACCATGGGCGCCCTCGACCAGGCGGTGCGCAGCGGCAAGGCGCTCTATGCCGGCCTGTCCAACTATTCCCCCGAGCAGACCCGGCAGGCTGCGGCGATCCTGAAGTCGCTGGGCACGCCCTGCCTGATCCACCAGCCGCGCTACTCGATGCTGGACCGGGTCACCGACGGCGGCCTGCTCGACGTGCTGGGCGAGCAGGGGATTGGCTGCATCGTGTTCTCGCCGCTGGCGCAGGGCCTGCTCAGCTCCAAGTACCTGGAGGGCATTCCGGAAGGCTCGCGCGCCACCCGCGGCACCACCTCCCTGAAGCCGGAGCGGCTGACCCCGGAACTGCAGGCCCGGCTGCGCGCGCTGAACGACATCGCCCGCGAGCGCGGCCAGAGCCTGGCGCAGATGGCGCTCAGCTGGGTGCTGCGCGACAAGCGGGTCACCTCGGCGCTGATCGGCGCCCGCGACGTGGCGCAGCTCGACGACAGCCTGGACGCTTTAGCCGCCCCGGCGCTGAGCGAGGCCGAGCTGGCCGCGATCGAGCCGCACCTTCCGGCCTCGGGCACGGCGCTGTAGCGGCGAAAGGCACCACCGGACGGTCCTGGTCCCTGCCATGGGCACCGGGGCTGGCCGGAACCATTTCTTGTTGCGGGCGGCGCGCCCGAGGGCAACGCGCAGGAAGCGGGGGAAAAGGTGAGCACGCAGGAGCTAGTGTCGGTCCCGGACAGGTCGGTGCAACCGGGGATCGAGATCGCCGGGACCGACCGCATCGTCCTGCGCGAAGCCGTCCGCCTGCTGGAAGGGCCGAGCTTCACCGCCCGGCTGGCTTCCCTGGCCGGGACGCCGGTGGCGATCCTGGGCCGCGCCCTGCCCCAGTCCGCCAGCGAGATCATCTCCCGGGCGACCGCGGCCGCGCTGTCGCGGGCGTTCGGCTTCGTCCTGAAGACGGTGCCGCAGCGGGACGGGCAGCCGCGCCTGCGCACCCACCAGGCGCTGGCTAGCCTGTCCGGCGCGGTGGGCGGCGCGTTCGGCCTGGCTTCCCTGCCGATCGAGCTGCCGGTATCCACCACCATCATCCTGCGGGCGATCGCCCAGATCGCCCAGAGCGAGGGCGAGGACCTGAGCCGGCCGGAAGCGGCCCTGGCCTGTTTGCAGGTGTTCGCGCTGGGCGGGCAGGCGGGCTCGCCCCATCTGCACGAGAGCAGCTATTTCGCGGTGCGCACCGCGCTGGCCAAGTCGGTCGCCGAGGCGGCCCGGCAGATCGCCGGGCGCGGCGTGCTCGACCGCAGCGCCCATGCGATCACCCGGCTGCTCACCCAGATCGGCGCCCGCTTCGGCATCACCGTCTCGCAGAAGGTGGCGGCCCAGGCGGTCCCGGTGCTGGGGGCGCTGGGCGGGGCCGCAGTGAATGCCGCCTTCACCAACCATTTCCAGTCGCTGGCGCGAGGCCATTTCATCGTGCGCCGGCTGGAGCGGACCTATGGCAAGGAGTCGGTGCGGAGCGCCTACGAGCAGATCCGCGCCGAGGAAGGCCTCTGAGCCGGCACTGGCGCGCTCACTCGACCCACAGGCCCCGGCTCCTGTGCCAGTCCTCCAGGGACTGTTCGGGATAAAGGTCGAACCGGGCGTCGTCCGGCCCGAGCTGCGGTTCCACCCAGGACGGCTTGAAGCGCAGCATCAGGTGCACCGAGGAGGGCGGCCGGGGCAGCTCGCTGTCGATCGCCGAGGCGAACGGGTGGATCAGGTCCGGCCATTCCGGCGAGAACAGCCACAGCGCCGTGGCGCAGCGCGCGCAGAAACGGCGCTCCGCGGTGGACAGCTCGCAGCTGCCGTCCTCCTGGCGGATCTCGGCCCGGAACACCGCGATGGCTTGGTCCGGATCCTCGACCTTCAGGCTGTCCGAACGGGCGCCCAGGTTGATGGCGTAGCCTCCGCCCCCGGCGGTCTTGCGGCAGATCGAGCAGTAGCAGCGCTGATAGGGCTGCGGGGTATGGCTGTCGCAGGAGAAGCGGACGGCGCCGCAGCGGCAGGATCCGTGGAGGGTGACGGGCATGGCCTGACCTCGTGCGCTGGATGCTTGGACCGACCATACATTCTGCCGCCACGGCCGCCACCCATGCACCGGCCGTCCCTGGCAGCTGCGACCGCAGGCCCCCTGCCCGCCCCCCTCGACAGCCTGCCCCTTCGGGATCATCACGGGATGACCCAGGCCCGCCCACCAAGGAGGCGGGCCGGCATCAGGGAGACAGGGCATGGGCTACGGACTGGAAGGGCGGAGCGTCGTCATCACCGGCGCTGCGCGCGGGATTGGCGCCGAGATCGCCAAGGGCCTGGCGGCCGAGGGTGCGAAGATCGCCGTGGCGGATCTGAGCGAGGAGGCGGCAGGGCCGGTGGCGGAGGAGATCCGCGCCGCTGGCGGATCCGCGATCGCCGTGGCTGCGGACGTGCGCGACCGGGGGCAGGTCCAGGCGATGATTCAGGCCGCGGTGAAGGCGCATGGCCGGCTGGACGTGATCTTCAACAATGCCGGGATCGCCCAGGTCCGACCCTTCCTCAAGATCACCGAGGAGGACTGGCACAACGTCATGGACGTGAACGGGCTGGGCGTCCTGATCGGGATGCAGGAGGCCATCAAGGTGTTCCTGGAGCAGGGCGGCGGCGGCAAGATCGTCAACACCGCCTCGATCGCCGGCAAGCAGGGCTATGACCCGCTCGCCCATTACTGCGCCAGCAAATGGAGCGTCGTGGCGCTGACCCAGGCGGCGGCCCGCGCGTTCGGCAAGGACAAGATCAACGTCAACGCGATCTGCCCGGGCGTGGTCGGGACCGAGATGTGGAAGGTGATCGACCGCGGCTTCCAGGAGCACGGCCTGAGCCAGGGCGAGGACGCCTCCTTCCACGACATGGCGTCCCAGGCGGTGCTGGGCCGACCCTCGGTCGCCAAGGACCTGGTGGGCGTCGCCAAGTTCCTGGCGTCCAGCGATTCCGACTTCATGACCGGCCAGTCGCTGCTGGTCGATGGCGGGATGGTGTTCGTCTGAGGGACCGGGTCCGGCCGGCTGCGGTCCAGCCGGGCCCCTGGAAGGAATCTGCGGCAGGAACAGTGAATAAATCCGGCGGCCGGTCGTCCAACCTGCGATCCACGGATGATGGGACGGGGCGCTGCCGGATGAGGGGCGATGTCGGAGATCGATGACGAGGAGCTGCGGGCGATCCTGCCACGGCTGCGACGGTTTGCCCTGTCGCTGACCCGCGAGCCGGCCGCGGCCGACGACCTCGTGCAGAACTGCCTGGAGCGGGCGCTGTCGCGCTGGGGCAGCAAGCGCAGCGGCGGCAGCACCCAGTCGTGGCTGTTCGCCATTCTCTACCGGCAGTTCATCGACGGAAGCCGGCGTGCCCGGCGTCTTGCCCGCCTGCTGTCCTGGTTTGGCGATCCCGATGCGATGGCGGCCTCGACCGAGGACCTCGTCCTGGCGCGGTCGGCGCTCGACATGTTCGGCGACTTGCCCGCCGAGCAGCGGGCCCTGCTGGTGCTGACCGTCGTCGAAGGCGTGACCTATCGGGAAGCGGCCGAGATCCTGGGTGTGCCGATGGGCACGGTGATGTCCCGTCTGAGCAGCGCGCGGCGTCGGTTGCGTACTCTGGTGGACGGCGAGATGGAGCAGCCACGCCTGCGGGTGGTCAAATGAACGAGATCCGACCGGACGAAGCGGACCTGCACGCCCTCGTCGATGGCCAACTGGACGGGGCTGCGCGGCGCCGGGTGGAGGAACGACTGGCGGTACGGCCGGACCAGGCCACTCAGGTGGCCGGGTGGCGGCGCGATGCCGAGCGCCTGCGCGCGGCCTGGGCAAATCCCGAGATGCTGCCGGCCAACCCGGCGCTTGACCCGGCGCGGGTGCGGCACCGGCTGCAGGCGCGCCGGCGGCGGTACTTGGCGATGGCGGCGATGCTGGCGCTGACGCTTTGCCTGGGCGCCACCGGCGGCTGGCAGATGCGGGAGGCTACCCTGGTGGCGGCCCACCCGCCGATGGAGGACGCCCTCCAGGCCTACCGGCTGTTCGCCGACGAAGCAGCGAGGTCGCGCCCGGACGGTTCAGTGGCGGAAATCCAGCCATGGCTTGCGGCACGCTTCGGTGACAGCGGGGCGCTGCCGGACCTGCAGGCACTGGGACTGCGCCCGGTCGACGGGCGCC from Geminicoccus roseus DSM 18922 includes these protein-coding regions:
- a CDS encoding GFA family protein gives rise to the protein MPVTLHGSCRCGAVRFSCDSHTPQPYQRCYCSICRKTAGGGGYAINLGARSDSLKVEDPDQAIAVFRAEIRQEDGSCELSTAERRFCARCATALWLFSPEWPDLIHPFASAIDSELPRPPSSVHLMLRFKPSWVEPQLGPDDARFDLYPEQSLEDWHRSRGLWVE
- the mgrA gene encoding L-glyceraldehyde 3-phosphate reductase; protein product: MNQVWKAEDGRYGAARFRRCGRSGILLPAISLGLWQNFGGIDRIETGRQVLRRAFDRGVTHFDLANNYGPPPGSAEEQFGRILATDFRAYRDELIISTKAGYPMWPGPYGDRGSRKYLLSSLERSLVRMGLDRVDIFYSHRPDPETPMEETMGALDQAVRSGKALYAGLSNYSPEQTRQAAAILKSLGTPCLIHQPRYSMLDRVTDGGLLDVLGEQGIGCIVFSPLAQGLLSSKYLEGIPEGSRATRGTTSLKPERLTPELQARLRALNDIARERGQSLAQMALSWVLRDKRVTSALIGARDVAQLDDSLDALAAPALSEAELAAIEPHLPASGTAL
- a CDS encoding glycosyltransferase family 4 protein; protein product: MRIAVMMRHAAEGGGTGTYTRELVRGLVDRGTCHRFDLLFDDPAAAAEWAGQAHVHPVVLRAPGRMAWDQWAVPRYCNRAGVDVVFNPKHAMPFLAKAPCLFVLHGADWFVVPENYGWRLRAYQAVALPLYLRKARHTISVSEESRRRLAARFPFTAGRSNTIHHGVSPRFQPVTDPQVLARVRARYRLPERFVLYLGLIYRQKNVGGLLEAFRRLMGSVPHDLVVAGRPAFHGRRALEPLADPALAARVHLPGWIDEDDLPAVLSLAELFAFPSYYEGFGIPLLEAMACGTPVVTSTGGACPEVVGAAAPTVDPDDPDAIAAAMHAVLADPEQASRQRRLGLARARLFTWQTAAARTLAVLEALGRDEPPDLPPPPGLAETAVPDRAPLPRDLSSPLAG
- the cysD gene encoding sulfate adenylyltransferase subunit CysD, encoding MSHLDELEAESVYVLREAFAKLERPAILWSLGKDSNVVLWLARKAFFGHVPFPVMHVDTGKKFKEMYAFRDRYAKEWGLNFIREECPPIEQTDPSLPPAARSAERKTLGLRAALLKHQFTGLVAGIRRDEEAIRAKERYFSPRSLDGSWNLKDQPPEVFEQYMTSFPPGVHVRIHPLLHWTELDIWRYTKRENIPAIELYFAKNGMRYRSLGDEDITKPVPSTASTIDEIIAELETTKVAERSGRAMDHEAEDSFERLRASGYL
- a CDS encoding anti-sigma factor family protein; the encoded protein is MNEIRPDEADLHALVDGQLDGAARRRVEERLAVRPDQATQVAGWRRDAERLRAAWANPEMLPANPALDPARVRHRLQARRRRYLAMAAMLALTLCLGATGGWQMREATLVAAHPPMEDALQAYRLFADEAARSRPDGSVAEIQPWLAARFGDSGALPDLQALGLRPVDGRLLVTDNGAAAMVLYEDAGGQRVSFYIRPRPSRVDRIEGARRDGDLLAQYWTRGDYSYAVVTRSDDPRADDLPGMFARDT
- a CDS encoding EcsC family protein translates to MSTQELVSVPDRSVQPGIEIAGTDRIVLREAVRLLEGPSFTARLASLAGTPVAILGRALPQSASEIISRATAAALSRAFGFVLKTVPQRDGQPRLRTHQALASLSGAVGGAFGLASLPIELPVSTTIILRAIAQIAQSEGEDLSRPEAALACLQVFALGGQAGSPHLHESSYFAVRTALAKSVAEAARQIAGRGVLDRSAHAITRLLTQIGARFGITVSQKVAAQAVPVLGALGGAAVNAAFTNHFQSLARGHFIVRRLERTYGKESVRSAYEQIRAEEGL
- a CDS encoding glucose 1-dehydrogenase produces the protein MGYGLEGRSVVITGAARGIGAEIAKGLAAEGAKIAVADLSEEAAGPVAEEIRAAGGSAIAVAADVRDRGQVQAMIQAAVKAHGRLDVIFNNAGIAQVRPFLKITEEDWHNVMDVNGLGVLIGMQEAIKVFLEQGGGGKIVNTASIAGKQGYDPLAHYCASKWSVVALTQAAARAFGKDKINVNAICPGVVGTEMWKVIDRGFQEHGLSQGEDASFHDMASQAVLGRPSVAKDLVGVAKFLASSDSDFMTGQSLLVDGGMVFV
- a CDS encoding sigma-70 family RNA polymerase sigma factor codes for the protein MSEIDDEELRAILPRLRRFALSLTREPAAADDLVQNCLERALSRWGSKRSGGSTQSWLFAILYRQFIDGSRRARRLARLLSWFGDPDAMAASTEDLVLARSALDMFGDLPAEQRALLVLTVVEGVTYREAAEILGVPMGTVMSRLSSARRRLRTLVDGEMEQPRLRVVK
- the cysC gene encoding adenylyl-sulfate kinase, with translation MSDRSGQKLAIVIVGSVDHGKSTLIGRLLHDTGSLPEGKFEALQAMSKKRGMPFEWAFALDAMQAERDQGITIDTARIRFATRKRDYIIIDAPGHREFLKNMVTGASAADAALLLVDADEGVKEQSRRHAYVLHLLGIRQVAVLVNKMDLVNYDAERFGAVAEAIRGNLRSLDIEPSHIIPIAARDGDNLVSKSERMLWYQGPPVVEVLDELSPRARGVDAPLRLPVQDVYKFDQRRIIAGRIESGRIEVGQQIQFSPSNKMVTVASIESWNVPEAPGSAVAGTSVGITLSEQIFVERGEVISHVENAPVLTNVFRGKLFWLSKKPLQVGRSYTLKLATVEAQVVVEKIEKVIDTTDLGERQVDQVERDEAAEVIFRSTRMLALDEYRAVPGTGRFVLVDDYLTVAAGLVSMEGYPDQRRQLSVKATNVHAVGHAVTREARALRNGHGGGVLWLTGLSGAGKSTLALALERELFAKGWHVYVLDGDNVRSGLNKDLGFGPEDRAENIRRIGEVAALFADAGFLVVTSFISPYRTDRQRAREAAGERFREIYVKASLEACEARDPKGLYRKARAGTITDFTGIQAPYEEPENPDVVVETDRQSEAECVEVLMGFVRNQFGV